A portion of the Gouania willdenowi unplaced genomic scaffold, fGouWil2.1 scaffold_226_arrow_ctg1, whole genome shotgun sequence genome contains these proteins:
- the LOC114458970 gene encoding protein NLRC3-like: MKQEELAKRLQSRTKAHRYQRELKSKLKKKFQCVSEGVAKAGSPTLLKDIFTELYITEGGSGEVNQEHEVIQIETAYRRSDTAERAITLEELFKAPPGRPRPIRTVMTKGVAGIGKTLLTHKFTVDWAEDKAQQEFHYTFPLTFRELNVLRGRSFSLVGLVDHFFSGSKEAGICSFQEFLVLFILDGLDECRLPLDFLSTQNLTDVSESTSLEVLLINLIRGELLPSARLWITTRPAAANQIPPECVDMVTEVRGFTDHQKDEYFRRRSTDEEQVSIIMSHIRTCRSLHIMCHIPLFCWITATVLEDMLKSREEGELPRTLTQIYSHYVVLQNKVKMVKFDGEGSTDQHWSPQNREMMESLGKLAFEQLQKGKLIFYESDLTECGMDLKAASVCSGVFTQVFREESSLYQDKVFTFIHLSLQEFLAALHVHQTFISSKVNLLDHQPQKKKSFKMSTFKKPTLNHLHQSAVDEALRSPNGHLDLFLRFLLGLSLPTNQRLLQGLLTQTGSDSQTNQKTVKYIKKKLSKRLSTERSINLFHCLNEVNDRSLLEEIQRYMNSGRLSTEKLSPAQWSALVFILLSSQEHLDVFDLKRFSPSEEAFLNLLPVIKASKKVELSSCGLSERSCAALSSVLSSQSSSVKHL, from the exons atgaagcaggaggagctggctaagcgtctgcagagca gaacaaaggCTCATCGATACCAACGTGAGCTAAAGTCCAAGCTGAAGAAGAagttccagtgtgtgtctgagggcgtggctaaagcaggaagtccaaccctcctgaaggatatcttcacagagctctacatcacagagggagggagtggagaggtcaaccaggaacatgaggtcatacagatagaaacagcatataggagatcagacacagcagaaagagccatcacactagaagagctctttaaagcccctcctggaagacctcgaccaatcaggacagtgatgacaaagggcgtggctggcattgggaaaacactcttaacacacaagttcactgtGGACTGGGCTGAAGACAAAGCCCAGCAGGAGTTCCACTACACATTCCCACTGACCTTCAGGGAGCTGAATgtgctgagggggaggagcttcagcctggtgggacttgttgatcacttcttctctggaagcaaagaagcaggaatctgcagcttccaggagttcctggttttgttcatcttggatggtctggatgagtgtcggctccctctggacttcctcagcactcagaacctgactgatgtctcagagtccacctcattggaggttctgctgataaacctcatcagaggagaactgcttccatcagcccgactctggataaccacacggcctgcagcagccaatcagatccctcCTGAGTGTGTGGACATGGTGACAGAAGTCAGAGGGTTTACGGACCATCAGAAGGACGAGTACTTCAGGAGGAGGtccacagatgaggagcaggtcAGCATTATcatgtcccacatcaggacgtGTCGTAGCCTTCACATCATGTGCCACATCCCACtcttctgctggatcactgctacagttctggaggacatgttgaagagcagagaggagggagagctgcccaggactctgactcagatctacagccactatgtggtccttcagaacaaagtcaagaTGGTGAAGTTTGATGGAGAAGGTTCCACAGATCAACACTGGAGTCCACAGAACAGGGAGATGATGGAGTCTCTGGGAAAACTAGCTTTTGAAcagctgcagaaaggaaagctgatcttttatgagagtgacctgacagagtgtggcatggacctcaaagcagcctcagtgtgctcaggAGTGTTCACACAGGTCTTCAGAGAAGAGAGCAGCCTGTACCAGGACAAGGTGTTCACCTTCATCCACCTGAGCCTTCAGGAGTTTCTGGCTGCTCTTCATGTCCATCAGACCTTCATCAGCTCTAAAGTCAACCTGCTGGATCAtcaaccacagaagaagaagagcttcAAGATGTCTACATTTAAAAAACCAACTCTGAACCATCTCCATCAGAGCGCTGTGGACGAGGCCTTACGGAGTCCAAACGGACACTTGGATTTGTTCCTCCGCTTCCTACTGGGTCTTTcactgccgaccaatcagaggctcctacaaggcctgctgacacagacaggaagtgactcacagaccaatcaaaaaacagttaaatacaTCAAGAAGAAGCTGAGTAAGAGGttgtccacagagagaagcatcaACCTGTTCCACTGTCTGAATGAAGTGAATGATCGCTCTCTGCTGGAGGAGATCCAACGGTACATGAATTCAGGAAGACTCTCCACAGAGAAactgtctcctgctcagtggtcagcgctggtcttcatcttactgtcatcacaAGAACATCTGGATGTCTTTGACCTGAAAAGATTCTCTCCTTCAGAAGAAGCTTTTCTGAATCTGCTCCCAGTGATCAAAGCCTCCAAGAAAGTTGA gttgagttcctgtggtctctcagagagaagctgtgcagctctgtcctcagtcctcagctctcagtcctccagtgtgaaacatctg